A genomic stretch from Camelus dromedarius isolate mCamDro1 chromosome 10, mCamDro1.pat, whole genome shotgun sequence includes:
- the CTNNAL1 gene encoding alpha-catulin — MAASPGPAGVGGAGAMHGSGPSGFAFDSGLEIKTRSVEQTLLPLVSQITTLINHKDNTKKSDKTLQAIQRVGQAVNLAVGRFVKVGEAIANENWDLKEEINIACIEAKQAGETIAALTDIGSLNHPESDGQITIFTDKTGVIKAARLLLSSVTKVLLLADRVVIKQIIRSRNKVLATMERLEKVNSFQEFVQIFSQFGNEMVEFAHLTGDRQNDLKDEKKKARMAAARAVLEKCTMMLLTASKTCLRHPNCESAHKNKEGVFDRMKVALDKVIEIVTECRPNGETDISSISIFTGIKEFKMNIETLRENLYLQSKETLSATLEALLERTEDFTDCAYTSHEHRERILELSTQARMELQQLISVWLQAQNKKTKSVSEELELTILKISHSLNELKKELHSTAAQLAADLLKCHADHVILKALKLTGVEGNLEGLAEYACKLSEQKERLVETCRLLRHVSGTEPLEITCIHAEETFQVTGQQIISAAETLTLHPSSKIAKENLDVFCEAWESQISDMSTLLREINDVFEGRRGEKYGYLSLPKPMKNNANVKSLKPDKPDSEEQAKIARLGLKLGLLTSDANCEIEKWEDQENEIVRYGRNMSSMAYSLYLFTRGEGPLRTFQDLTHQLEVFAEEGLKLASSVQAFSKQLKDDDKLMLLLEINKLVPLCHQLQTITKTPLQNQVFLKVDKCITKTRSMMAILVQLLSLCYKLLKKLQMENNRWVSVTNKDSVDGKT; from the exons atcacCACACTTATTAATCATAAAGATAATACCAAAAAGTCCGATAAGACTCTGCAAGCAATTCAGCGTGTAGGACAAGCCGTCAACTTGGCAGTTGGAAGATTTGTTAAAGTAGGGGAGGCTATTGCCAACGAAAACTGGgatttgaaagaagaaataaatattgccTGTATTGAAGCTAAACAAGCAG GTGAAACAATTGCAGCGCTTACAGACATAGGCAGCTTGAATCATCCAGAATCTGATGGCCAGATCACAATTTTTACAGACAAAACAGGAGTTATAAAGGCTGCAAGATTACTTCTTTCTTCAGTGACAAAAGTGTTGTTGCTGGCAGACCGAGTAGTCATTAAGCAGATAATAAGATCGAGAAACAAG GTTCTTGCAACTATGGAAAGACTAGAGAAAGTGAACAGCTTTCAAGAGTTTGTCCAAATATTCAGTCAGTTTGGAAATGAAATGGTAGAGTTTGCACATCTAACTGGAGACAGACAAAAT gatttgaaagatgaaaagaaaaaggcaagaatgGCAGCAGCTAGGGCAGTTCTTGAAAAGTGCACCATGATGCTTCTCACAGCTTCAAAG ACGTGTCTCAGGCATCCCAACTGTGAATCAGCccataaaaacaaagaaggagTGTTTGACCGAATGAAAGTGGCATTGGATAAGGTAATTGAAATTGTGACCGAATGCAGACCAAATGGAGAGACTGACATTTCATCTATCAGTATTTTCACTGGAATTAAAGAATTCAAG atgaaTATTGAAACTCTTCGGGAGAATCTTTATTTGCAGTCAAAAGAGACTCTCTCTGCAACACTGGAAGCCCTACTGGAGCGCACAGAGGACTTCACTGATTGTGCCTACACCAGCCACGAGCACAGGGAACGCATCTTGGAGCTGTCAACTCAGGCGAGGATGGAACTGCAGCAGTTAATTTCTGTGTGGCTTCAAGCT caaaacaagaaaacaaaaagtgtctCTGAAGAACTAGAACTCACTATATTGAAAATCAGTCACAGCCTCAACGAACTTAAGAAAGAA CTTCATAGTACAGCAGCCCAGCTGGCAGCAGATCTGTTAAAATGCCATGCGGATCATGTGATTCTAAAAGCATTAAAACTTACTGGAGTAGAAGGAAATTTAGAAGGTTTGGCTGAATATGCCTGCAAACTCTCTGAACAGAAAGAGCGGCTTGTTGAG ACCTGTCGATTGTTGAGACATGTATCTGGGACAGAACCTCTTGAAATAACCTGTATACATGCAGAGGAGACATTTCAGGTGACTGGCCAACAG ATAATATCTGCTGCTGAAACTTTGACGTTGCATCCATCGAGTAAAATTGCTAAAGAAAATCTAGATGTATTTTGTGAAGCCTGGGAATCCCAAATTAGTGACATGTCAACACTGCTGAGAGAAATCAATGATGTGTTTGAAGGAAGACGAG GAGAGAAGTATGGCTACCTTTCACTCCCAAAGCCAATG AAGAATAACGCAAACGTGAAATCATTAAAGCCAGACAAGCCTGACTCTGAG GAGCAAGCCAAGATAGCAAGGCTTGGACTCAAGCTGGGTTTGCTCACCTCTGATGCCAACTGCGAGATTGAGAAGTGGGAGGATCAGGAGAACGAAATTGTTCGATATGGACGGAACATGTCCAGTATGGCCtattctctgtatttatttactaG GGGAGAGGGGCCATTGAGAACTTTTCAGGATTTAACTCATCAGCTAGAG GTGTTTGCTGAAGAGGGCTTGAAGCTTGCTTCAAGTGTGCAAGCTTTCTCAAAACAG CTGAAAGATGACGATAAGCTTATGCTTCTCCTGGAAATAAACAAGCTTGTTCCTCTCTGCCACCAGCTCCAGACAATAACTAAGACACCTTTGCAGAATCAAGTGTTTCTAAAG GTTGATAAGTGTATTACAAAGACAAGATCCATGATGGCTATTTTAGTCCAACTTCTCTCACTTTGCTATAAACTGCTGAAGAAG CTTCAGATGGAAAACAACAGATGGGTCTCGGTTACAAATAAAGATTCTGTGGATGGTAAAACTTGA